GCCGGCGCGTTCCCCGATTTCACCTCCACGGGGATATACCGCCGCCCCTCCTGTACCACGTAATCGGGCCGGCCCTGCAGGCCATAACGCTCGGAGCGCAGGAGCGGGGCGCGGCCGTCGCCGGCGTCGGCGTAGCGTATCGCGCCGGCGGGCAAGCCGGCCCGTTGACGCAGGCGGCGCGCCCACAGCCACAGGACGGCGCCGGCGAGCGCGAAGAGGATCGTCAGGAGCAGCAACAGTCCCATCGGAATCCGCCCCTATGGGGCGGCGATGATGAGGCTGGTAGCGTTNNNNNNNNNNCGTCAGGAGCAGCAACAGTCCCATCGGAATCCGCCCCTACAACATCCACTGCAGGAGCAGGGCCAACCCGGCCAGGCCGGCCAATATCCACAACAGGTAGGCCAGCCCCTGCCAGAGCCGCAGGCGTCGCACGCCGTGCAGGTGCCGGCGGTGCAGGGTTTGTCCCTGGCGCAACGGCTCGCTATCCGCCGGCTCTAAACCTTCGACGCGGCGCAGCCACCATGCCCGGGGGCAGTAGGCGAAGCTCCCCACTTCGCTGGCGTTAATGACGGGAAGCGGCCGGCTCATCCCTCCCCTGCCACCCCCTCCTGTCGGTTCATGGCATGGATATGGCCCTCAAAGGCGGCCAGGGCGGCCTCCAGCTTCTCCTGGCGGGCGGCGATCATCAGGTCCCCGCGCGTGCGCTCGATGATGCCGCGAGCCACGTCGGTCAGCCGGCGCAGGCCGGCGGTGATGGCGTCCGGGTAGTCCATGGTGACCAGCACGTCGTAAATGTCATCCATCATTTCCATCAGGCGGTCGCCGCGGGCCAGTTCGCCGGCGCGGATACGGTCCACCACATGCCGGCGCAGTTCGCCCACGGCTTCGGCCAGGCCGGCGAGATAGGTGCTGTATTCCACCCGCATGGCCTCCGGCTCCGGCAGGGGCTGATCCTGCACCAGGGCGAAGGTGGCACTGGCCTCCACGAACTCCTTGAGGGCGTCCTGGGTGTAGCCGGCGTAATACAGGTCGGGGTGTGATGCCAGATCAGCGCGCATGGCATCAGCCACCTGGCGCGCCTGTTCCAGCAGTTGGCCGGCCAGGTCGAACTCCTGGCGGTGGACGGCGCGGATGGACATGGCGCAGTAGCGGATAAGCTCCCGCGAGCGGGCCAGCGCCTGATCGCGGGCGGTGTTCTTGACCTCAAAGGCAGAGCGGATGCGCTCGCTGATGGCTTCCAGATTGGGAATCCCTGTCATGTGGTCAACCTCTTGGGCGGTGATAGGCTTGACGTTGCAAGGCCAGTCTATCGCGAAAGGGAGATGGTGTCAATTTGGCGCGGTGGATGATAGAACATGGCCCACCATTCATGGTCTGCTGTTCGATTTGTTGCGCCGGCCGGCGATCTGGGGTATCATAGGAGAACGCTCGGTTGGGTTCGCATCGAAAGTCTGCAGGGAGGGAGACAATCATGAATCGCACGACGCGGTATCTGGTGGGGGCGGCGGTGCTCATCCTGGTGGGCGTGCTGTTGCTGTTGCAGAACCTGGGCGTCATCGTCGGGGCGGAGAACGTGTTCTGGACGCTGGGGTTCTTCGCCGGCGCCGTCATCTTCCTGAGTATTTTCATCTTCAACCGCGCTTCGCAGTGGTGGGCGGCCATCCCCGGCATGGTGCTGTTGGGGCTGGGCATCATGGTGGGCTTCGGGGACCAGTTGGGGCAGTTCGGCGGCGCGGTGTTCCTGATCGCGCTGGCGCTGAGCTTCTGGCTGATCTTGCTTACCAACCGTGCCCTGTGGTGGGCGGTGATCCCCGCCGGCGTCCTGACCAGCGTGGCCGTCGTCAGCGCCCTGCCCGAAAGGCTGGGCGGCTTTGAAAAGGGCGGCATCCTCTTCATCGGGTTGGCGGCGACCTTCGGGCTGGTTGCCCTGCTCTTCGGCAGAGAGCATGCCCGTTGGGCCATCTGGCCGGCCCTCATCCTGTTCATCGTGGGCCTGGCGACCTTCCTCTCCAGCGCCGACCTGTTGAGCTGGGTATGGGCCGTGGGCCTTATCCTGGTGGGGCTGTACCTGGTCATTCGGGCCTTGCTCATCAGCGCCCGCCAGCCAAGGGCGGCCCCGCCGGCGTCAGCGGAACCCCCTTCGCCGCCGCGGGAACCGCCGGCACAGTGAACCTCAGGCATATGGAAGCGGACTATGACGGATGAGCCTTTGTATCGGGTATATCGCCGGCGTTGGCCGATGGTGCCGGCACTGCTCTTCGGGCTAGTGCAGGTGGCGGCCGGCGTGGACACGCTGTTCACCCATGTTGTCCTGCCGGCCACCCCCTCGCTGTTCACCACCATCACCGCGGTACTGCTGATCCTGCTGGGGCTGGTGCTGGTGGGATTCGTCGCGGTTCAGATCTTCTTCACGCCCCCTCTGCTGGAGGCGCGGCCGAGTGGGCTGTATCTGTACATCACGGAAGGGGACAAGCCGGTGCACATCCCCTGGGAGGCGTTGAAAGCGGTGGAGCTGGGCCGGCCGGGCAAGGACCCATCCCGCCGCGAGGACCCGCTCTGCCTGGTCCTGCGCTTCACCGGCTCGCGCGTGGCGCGCCCTTCCACGCTGGTGGGGGTGTTTCACAGCACCAAAGGGTCGCTGTACATCCGCGCCTCTCATCTGCCGGGCGCCGGGCGCGTGGTGGAGCGGTTGAGCGCGCTGTGGGAGCAGTACGGCCGGCCGGCGAAAGACGAGGAAGAGTGAAGGCGGAGAGGTCTCAATCCGCCAATTGAAACAGTGGGCCGATCGGCTCCCAGTGGTACTCGAGCAGGACCGAAGAGTCGCCGGCCAGATATAGGGGTCGCTGGGAGCGCAGGCGCCGGATCAGTATATCCAGGTCAGGCGGCGGGTTATCGTCCGGTGGGAAT
This genomic stretch from Anaerolineae bacterium harbors:
- a CDS encoding haloacid dehalogenase, translating into MTGIPNLEAISERIRSAFEVKNTARDQALARSRELIRYCAMSIRAVHRQEFDLAGQLLEQARQVADAMRADLASHPDLYYAGYTQDALKEFVEASATFALVQDQPLPEPEAMRVEYSTYLAGLAEAVGELRRHVVDRIRAGELARGDRLMEMMDDIYDVLVTMDYPDAITAGLRRLTDVARGIIERTRGDLMIAARQEKLEAALAAFEGHIHAMNRQEGVAGEG